The Nostoc sp. 'Lobaria pulmonaria (5183) cyanobiont' genome window below encodes:
- a CDS encoding PAS domain-containing hybrid sensor histidine kinase/response regulator: MDVDDFSQQVETLRSRVTGLLQKPASEMYSEQELTAEAFEELQITLEELKIASEELQATRIVVEKERQRYQELFDFAPDGYLVTDTFGTILEANLAATIHINVLKRFLIGKPLLTFIAQSDHQAFFNYLTQLQQLDRGGEWEVCLQPREKTCFDVALTVVTVRNEKGQPVALRWLMRDISQRRHLELQRQQLFANEQAARIAAQAAEKRSNFLAEASRVLVSSLDYRTTLSSVAQLAVPTLADWCIVDVVEKNLAIFTNPVIAASEPAKEALIRELQQRYPISIDADYGPAKVLRTGKPELVTKIVESSLKRKSSDEEHFSLLRQLQVKSQMVVPLLVRERKLGTILFASTQPERHYTTVDLEMAEELAQRAAFAIENAQLYQQAQEANRIKEEFLAIVSHELRTPLNSMLGWVQLIRTRKWDEATISKALETIERNAKLQRKLIEDILDVSRIVQGQIRLNIRKVGLAAVIQAAIEAVHPTSEIKNIQVEFHLDSSVGEVMGDTERLQQVVWNLLSNAVKFTPNGGRVEVYLKQVNSNAQITVSDTGKGIDADFLPYIFERFRQADSTTTRADNGLGLGLAIVHHLVEMHSGTVYAVSEGEEQGAIFTVLLPLVEPQPELLIKESEVKVDNFSVLNGLQILVVDDNADTRELIAFILEQSGAQVTAVNSVGEALEALGRLKPDVLISDIGMPDEDGYSLIRKVRAQEAEQGEKIPAVALTAFARDEEHKLALQAGFQVHVSKPIEPEELVKVVANLTKGSKQV, from the coding sequence ATGGATGTAGACGATTTTAGTCAACAAGTAGAGACATTACGCTCACGGGTGACGGGATTACTGCAAAAACCTGCAAGTGAGATGTATTCAGAACAAGAGCTAACAGCAGAAGCTTTTGAAGAACTTCAAATCACTTTAGAAGAACTAAAAATCGCCTCCGAAGAACTACAAGCAACACGAATCGTAGTAGAGAAGGAGCGTCAGCGCTACCAAGAGTTATTTGATTTTGCGCCTGATGGTTACTTGGTAACTGATACATTCGGCACTATCTTAGAAGCTAACCTTGCTGCTACCATACACATCAATGTTTTAAAGCGATTTTTGATTGGCAAACCGCTACTTACTTTCATCGCCCAGTCAGATCATCAAGCTTTTTTTAATTACCTAACTCAGTTGCAGCAGCTCGACCGGGGCGGGGAATGGGAAGTGTGTTTACAACCACGAGAAAAAACCTGTTTTGATGTTGCTTTGACAGTAGTTACGGTTCGTAACGAAAAAGGTCAGCCAGTTGCTCTGCGCTGGCTAATGCGTGACATTAGTCAGCGTAGGCATTTGGAGTTGCAGCGCCAGCAGTTATTTGCCAATGAGCAAGCCGCGCGAATTGCAGCCCAAGCGGCAGAGAAGCGCTCTAATTTTTTGGCTGAAGCAAGTCGTGTATTAGTATCTTCCTTGGATTATCGCACTACCCTAAGCAGCGTCGCGCAATTAGCAGTACCTACCCTTGCCGATTGGTGTATTGTGGATGTCGTCGAAAAGAATTTGGCAATCTTCACTAACCCAGTTATCGCTGCATCAGAACCAGCAAAGGAAGCACTGATCCGAGAACTCCAACAACGCTATCCAATTTCTATTGATGCTGATTATGGACCGGCGAAAGTTTTACGGACTGGTAAGCCGGAACTGGTTACAAAGATTGTGGAGTCTTCATTAAAGAGAAAGTCCTCGGACGAGGAACACTTCAGTCTGCTGCGCCAACTCCAAGTTAAGTCTCAGATGGTAGTACCACTGTTAGTACGCGAACGCAAGCTGGGGACAATTCTATTTGCGTCTACACAACCAGAACGCCATTACACTACTGTAGACCTAGAAATGGCTGAAGAACTTGCTCAACGAGCAGCATTCGCCATTGAAAATGCCCAGCTTTATCAGCAAGCCCAAGAAGCTAACCGCATCAAAGAAGAGTTTTTAGCGATCGTTTCCCACGAACTTCGTACACCTCTCAATTCTATGCTGGGTTGGGTTCAACTAATACGTACTCGAAAATGGGACGAAGCAACTATTTCTAAGGCATTGGAGACAATCGAGCGGAATGCCAAACTTCAAAGAAAACTGATTGAAGATATCCTGGATGTCTCGCGGATTGTACAAGGTCAAATTCGCCTAAATATTCGTAAAGTTGGCCTTGCGGCTGTAATTCAGGCGGCAATTGAAGCTGTACATCCCACATCTGAAATTAAGAATATTCAAGTTGAATTTCATCTTGACTCCTCAGTTGGTGAAGTTATGGGTGATACAGAACGCCTGCAACAAGTTGTCTGGAATTTGCTTTCTAATGCCGTCAAGTTCACACCTAACGGAGGGCGAGTTGAAGTATATCTAAAACAGGTAAACTCAAATGCTCAGATAACTGTCTCTGACACAGGTAAGGGAATTGATGCTGACTTTCTACCTTATATCTTTGAGCGCTTCCGTCAAGCTGATAGCACAACTACTAGAGCAGACAATGGTTTGGGGTTGGGGCTAGCAATTGTACACCACTTAGTAGAAATGCACTCAGGCACAGTCTACGCAGTTAGCGAAGGGGAAGAACAAGGAGCAATATTTACAGTGTTATTGCCTCTAGTAGAACCACAACCAGAGCTTTTAATTAAAGAGAGTGAAGTAAAAGTCGATAACTTCTCAGTACTCAACGGCTTGCAAATACTCGTTGTCGATGACAATGCCGATACGCGTGAGTTAATTGCTTTCATTCTTGAACAGTCTGGAGCGCAGGTGACGGCGGTTAACTCAGTAGGTGAAGCCCTGGAAGCACTAGGACGATTAAAACCAGATGTTTTAATCAGTGATATTGGAATGCCAGATGAGGATGGTTATTCCCTGATTCGGAAAGTGCGGGCACAGGAAGCAGAGCAAGGGGAGAAGATTCCAGCTGTAGCACTAACGGCATTTGCTAGAGATGAAGAACACAAGCTCGCTCTGCAAGCTGGATTCCAAGTTCATGTATCCAAGCCAATTGAGCCAGAAGAGTTGGTGAAAGTGGTAGCGAACCTTACCAAAGGTAGCAAACAAGTTTAA
- a CDS encoding YifB family Mg chelatase-like AAA ATPase: protein MLARVWSASIVGIDAVKVGVEVDVSGGLPGIVVLGLPDSAIQESRERVKATLKNTGFAFPMRKIVINLTPADLRKEGPCFDLPISVGILAASEQVSADLLGDYLFLGEVSLDGSLRPVAGVLPIAAAAQKMGIAGLVLPADNAQEAAVVEDLAVYGCKHLSEVVDFLNNPGRYKPVQIDSTTQTTTVSYPGADLHDVKGQAHARRALEIAAAGGHNLIFVGPPGSGKTMLARRLPGILPPLSFAESLEVTRIHSVAGLLKNRGTLVRDRPFRSPHHSASGPSLVGGGSFPRPGEISLSHRGVLFLDELTEFKRDVLEFLRQPLEDGYVTISRTKLSVMFPAQFTLVASTNPCPCGYYGDTIQQCTCSPRQREQYWAKLSGPLMDRIDLQVAVNRLKPEEITQQPTGETSISVRERVQQASDRAITRFQGEANLRCNAHLQSSHLQKWCKLDDASRNLLEAAIRKLGLSARASDRILKVARTIADLAGEDELKTNHVAEAIQYRTIDRMQ, encoded by the coding sequence ATGCTTGCTAGAGTCTGGAGTGCATCAATTGTGGGCATCGATGCCGTCAAAGTAGGGGTGGAAGTCGATGTGTCAGGGGGATTACCGGGAATAGTTGTTTTGGGACTGCCAGATTCAGCGATTCAAGAATCAAGAGAAAGAGTCAAAGCAACTCTGAAAAATACTGGCTTTGCCTTTCCGATGCGAAAGATAGTAATTAATTTAACTCCGGCAGATTTACGCAAAGAAGGCCCCTGTTTCGATTTGCCTATTAGTGTGGGAATTTTGGCGGCTTCTGAGCAAGTTAGCGCTGATTTGTTGGGGGATTATCTATTTTTGGGTGAAGTCTCTTTGGATGGCAGTTTGCGTCCCGTAGCTGGTGTATTACCGATCGCAGCAGCAGCCCAAAAGATGGGAATTGCAGGTTTAGTTCTCCCTGCTGATAATGCCCAAGAAGCAGCAGTAGTTGAAGATTTGGCTGTTTACGGCTGCAAACATCTGTCTGAGGTGGTGGATTTTTTAAATAATCCGGGGCGTTACAAACCTGTGCAGATAGATAGTACAACACAGACAACAACAGTATCCTACCCTGGCGCAGATTTGCATGATGTCAAAGGACAAGCTCATGCGCGTCGTGCTTTAGAAATTGCTGCGGCTGGTGGGCATAATCTCATTTTTGTCGGGCCGCCTGGTAGTGGGAAGACTATGCTAGCAAGGCGCTTACCGGGAATTTTACCGCCGTTGAGTTTTGCTGAATCTTTGGAAGTGACTCGCATTCATTCGGTAGCTGGTTTATTGAAAAATCGTGGTACATTGGTACGCGATCGCCCTTTTCGCAGTCCCCACCACTCGGCATCTGGGCCTTCTCTGGTGGGTGGCGGTAGTTTCCCTCGTCCTGGAGAAATCTCATTATCTCACAGAGGTGTGCTGTTCCTTGATGAACTCACGGAATTTAAACGAGATGTTTTAGAATTTCTGCGCCAACCTCTAGAAGATGGCTACGTGACAATTTCCCGCACCAAATTATCGGTAATGTTTCCTGCACAGTTTACTTTGGTGGCGAGTACTAATCCTTGTCCATGCGGTTACTATGGCGATACCATCCAACAATGTACTTGTTCTCCCCGTCAACGCGAGCAATATTGGGCAAAGCTTTCTGGGCCGTTGATGGATCGAATTGATTTACAAGTTGCAGTGAATCGCTTGAAACCAGAAGAAATTACCCAACAACCTACGGGAGAAACATCAATATCAGTACGCGAACGAGTGCAACAAGCAAGCGATCGCGCAATTACCCGTTTTCAAGGAGAAGCAAATCTGCGTTGCAATGCCCATTTGCAAAGTAGTCATCTCCAGAAATGGTGCAAGTTAGATGATGCTAGCCGCAATTTATTAGAAGCAGCAATTAGAAAATTAGGCTTATCGGCAAGAGCAAGCGATCGCATTCTCAAAGTAGCACGAACTATTGCAGATTTAGCTGGAGAAGATGAGTTAAAAACTAATCATGTAGCGGAAGCAATTCAGTATCGCACAATCGACAGAATGCAGTAG